One Bos taurus isolate L1 Dominette 01449 registration number 42190680 breed Hereford chromosome 14, ARS-UCD2.0, whole genome shotgun sequence genomic region harbors:
- the CLXN gene encoding calaxin isoform X1, which produces MDGHPSTHPSMDTWVTSTCCEYSCYEHWCTVSKFEVKCLINLFYNLVGEVTERQGVIIGLDRNAFRNILHMTFGMTDDMIMDRVFRGFDKDNDGCISVTEWVYGLSVFLRGTLEEKMKYCFEVFDLNGDSFISKEEMFHMLKNSLLKQPSEEDPDEGIKDLVEITLKKMDHDHDGKLSFADYEQAVREETLLLEAFGPCLPDPKSQSEFEAQVFKDPNEFNEV; this is translated from the exons ATGGATGGACACCCATCTACTCATCCTTCCATGGACACCTGGGTTACGTCCACCTGTTGTGAATActcctgctatgaacactggtgcACAG TTAGTAAATTTGAAGTGAAATGCCTTATCAACCTCTTCTATAACCTGGTGGGAGAAGTGACGGAGCGGCAGGGCGTGATCATCGGGCTGGACCGCAACGCCTTTCGGAACATCCTGCATATGACGTTTGGGATGACGGATGACATGATCATGGACAGGG ttTTCCGAGGCTTTGATAAAGACAACGATGGTTGCATAAGTGTAACAGAGTGGGTTTATGGACTATCAGTGTTTCTTCGAGGAACTttggaagaaaaaatgaaat attgcTTTGAAGTGTTTGACTTAAACGGGGACAGCTTCATCTCCAAGGAGGAGATGTTCCACATGCTGAAGAACAGCCTCCTGAAGCAGCCGTCTGAGGAAGACCCTGATGAAGGCATCAAGGACTTGGTGGAGATCACACTGAAGAAAATG GACCATGATCACGATGGGAAGCTGTCTTTCGCGGACTATGAACAGGCCGTGAGGGAGGAGACCCTTCTACTGGAAGCATTTGGGCCATGTCTCCCTGACCCAAAG AGCCAGAGTGAATTTGAAGCCCAAGTATTCAAAGATCCAAATGAATTCAATGAGGTGTGA
- the CLXN gene encoding calaxin isoform X2, with protein sequence MNRKKLQKLTDSLTKNCKHFSKFEVKCLINLFYNLVGEVTERQGVIIGLDRNAFRNILHMTFGMTDDMIMDRVFRGFDKDNDGCISVTEWVYGLSVFLRGTLEEKMKYCFEVFDLNGDSFISKEEMFHMLKNSLLKQPSEEDPDEGIKDLVEITLKKMDHDHDGKLSFADYEQAVREETLLLEAFGPCLPDPKSQSEFEAQVFKDPNEFNEV encoded by the exons ATGAACCGCAAGAAGCTGCAGAAGCTGACGGACTCCTTAACTAAAAATTGCAAGCATT TTAGTAAATTTGAAGTGAAATGCCTTATCAACCTCTTCTATAACCTGGTGGGAGAAGTGACGGAGCGGCAGGGCGTGATCATCGGGCTGGACCGCAACGCCTTTCGGAACATCCTGCATATGACGTTTGGGATGACGGATGACATGATCATGGACAGGG ttTTCCGAGGCTTTGATAAAGACAACGATGGTTGCATAAGTGTAACAGAGTGGGTTTATGGACTATCAGTGTTTCTTCGAGGAACTttggaagaaaaaatgaaat attgcTTTGAAGTGTTTGACTTAAACGGGGACAGCTTCATCTCCAAGGAGGAGATGTTCCACATGCTGAAGAACAGCCTCCTGAAGCAGCCGTCTGAGGAAGACCCTGATGAAGGCATCAAGGACTTGGTGGAGATCACACTGAAGAAAATG GACCATGATCACGATGGGAAGCTGTCTTTCGCGGACTATGAACAGGCCGTGAGGGAGGAGACCCTTCTACTGGAAGCATTTGGGCCATGTCTCCCTGACCCAAAG AGCCAGAGTGAATTTGAAGCCCAAGTATTCAAAGATCCAAATGAATTCAATGAGGTGTGA
- the CLXN gene encoding calaxin isoform X3, translated as MDGHPSTHPSMDTWVTSTCCEYSCYEHWCTVSKFEVKCLINLFYNLVGEVTERQGVIIGLDRNAFRNILHMTFGMTDDMIMDRVFRGFDKDNDGCISVTEWVYGLSVFLRGTLEEKMKYCFEVFDLNGDSFISKEEMFHMLKNSLLKQPSEEDPDEGIKDLVEITLKKMSQSEFEAQVFKDPNEFNEV; from the exons ATGGATGGACACCCATCTACTCATCCTTCCATGGACACCTGGGTTACGTCCACCTGTTGTGAATActcctgctatgaacactggtgcACAG TTAGTAAATTTGAAGTGAAATGCCTTATCAACCTCTTCTATAACCTGGTGGGAGAAGTGACGGAGCGGCAGGGCGTGATCATCGGGCTGGACCGCAACGCCTTTCGGAACATCCTGCATATGACGTTTGGGATGACGGATGACATGATCATGGACAGGG ttTTCCGAGGCTTTGATAAAGACAACGATGGTTGCATAAGTGTAACAGAGTGGGTTTATGGACTATCAGTGTTTCTTCGAGGAACTttggaagaaaaaatgaaat attgcTTTGAAGTGTTTGACTTAAACGGGGACAGCTTCATCTCCAAGGAGGAGATGTTCCACATGCTGAAGAACAGCCTCCTGAAGCAGCCGTCTGAGGAAGACCCTGATGAAGGCATCAAGGACTTGGTGGAGATCACACTGAAGAAAATG AGCCAGAGTGAATTTGAAGCCCAAGTATTCAAAGATCCAAATGAATTCAATGAGGTGTGA
- the CLXN gene encoding calaxin isoform X4 gives MNRKKLQKLTDSLTKNCKHFSKFEVKCLINLFYNLVGEVTERQGVIIGLDRNAFRNILHMTFGMTDDMIMDRVFRGFDKDNDGCISVTEWVYGLSVFLRGTLEEKMKYCFEVFDLNGDSFISKEEMFHMLKNSLLKQPSEEDPDEGIKDLVEITLKKMSQSEFEAQVFKDPNEFNEV, from the exons ATGAACCGCAAGAAGCTGCAGAAGCTGACGGACTCCTTAACTAAAAATTGCAAGCATT TTAGTAAATTTGAAGTGAAATGCCTTATCAACCTCTTCTATAACCTGGTGGGAGAAGTGACGGAGCGGCAGGGCGTGATCATCGGGCTGGACCGCAACGCCTTTCGGAACATCCTGCATATGACGTTTGGGATGACGGATGACATGATCATGGACAGGG ttTTCCGAGGCTTTGATAAAGACAACGATGGTTGCATAAGTGTAACAGAGTGGGTTTATGGACTATCAGTGTTTCTTCGAGGAACTttggaagaaaaaatgaaat attgcTTTGAAGTGTTTGACTTAAACGGGGACAGCTTCATCTCCAAGGAGGAGATGTTCCACATGCTGAAGAACAGCCTCCTGAAGCAGCCGTCTGAGGAAGACCCTGATGAAGGCATCAAGGACTTGGTGGAGATCACACTGAAGAAAATG AGCCAGAGTGAATTTGAAGCCCAAGTATTCAAAGATCCAAATGAATTCAATGAGGTGTGA